A single Streptomyces sannanensis DNA region contains:
- a CDS encoding acyl-CoA thioesterase, producing the protein MTDLPGKPTSASRTTLSHIMTAHDTNLLGTVHGGVIMKLVDDAAGAVAGRHSGGPAVTASMDEMAFLEPVRVGDLLHVKAQVNWTGRTSMEIGVRVLAERWNESTPATQVGSAYLVFTAVDGDGKPRTVPPVIPETDRDHRRYQEAQIRRTHRLARRRAIRELREQRAAEGFED; encoded by the coding sequence ATGACAGATCTCCCGGGCAAGCCGACCTCGGCCTCCCGCACCACGCTCTCGCACATCATGACCGCGCACGACACCAATCTGCTGGGCACCGTGCACGGCGGCGTGATCATGAAGTTGGTCGACGACGCTGCGGGCGCGGTCGCCGGCCGGCACTCCGGCGGGCCCGCGGTCACCGCGTCGATGGACGAGATGGCCTTCCTGGAGCCGGTCAGGGTCGGTGACCTGCTTCATGTGAAGGCGCAAGTGAACTGGACGGGCCGTACCTCGATGGAGATCGGGGTACGGGTCCTGGCCGAGCGCTGGAACGAGTCCACGCCGGCGACCCAGGTGGGCAGCGCGTATCTGGTGTTCACCGCGGTCGACGGTGACGGCAAGCCCCGGACCGTACCGCCGGTGATCCCGGAGACCGACCGCGACCACCGCCGCTACCAGGAGGCGCAGATCCGGCGTACGCACCGGCTGGCCCGGCGGCGTGCGATCAGGGAGCTGCGGGAGCAGCGTGCCGCCGAGGGCTTCGAGGACTAG